Proteins from one Desmodus rotundus isolate HL8 chromosome 9, HLdesRot8A.1, whole genome shotgun sequence genomic window:
- the KRT28 gene encoding keratin, type I cytoskeletal 28, with product MSLRFSSGSRLVCLRSGSGSVRPPSGGAGFAGSNACGSSVAGSGFSCALGGGLGNVPGGSHAGGAFGNAAGAGFAGSEGGLLSGNEKVTMQNLNDRLASYLDNVRALEEANAELERKIKGWYEKYGPGSCRGLDHDYSRYHLTIEDLKNQVISSTAANANVILQIDNARLAADDFRLKYENELALHQNAEADINGLRRVLDELTLCRTDQELQYESLSEEMTYLKKNHEQEMKALQCAAGGHVNVEMNAAPGVDLTVLLNNMRAEYEALAEQNRRDAEAWFNEKSATLQQQISDDAGAATSARTELTEMKRSLQTVEIELQSLLAMKHSLECSLSETEGNYCAQLAQIQAQIRALEEQLHQVRTETEGQKLEYEQLLDIKVHLEKEIETYCRLIDGDGNFCSKSKGFGSGSSGNSSKDLSKTTLVKTVVEEIDQRGKVLSSRIQSIEEKASKMTNGKTEQRFSF from the exons ATGTCTCTCCGATTTTCTAGTGGATCCAGGCTGGTCTGCTTGCGCTCTGGAAGTGGGTCTGTCAGACCTCCCAGCGGAGGTGCAGGCTTCGCAGGCAGCAACGCGTGTGGCAGCTCCGTCGCTGGAAGTGGATTTTCCTGTGccttgggagggggcttgggcaACGTTCCTGGTGGAAGCCATGCTGGTGGTGCCTTTGGAAATGCTGCCGGTGCCGGCTTTGCTGGAAGTGAAGGGGGCCTCCTCTCCGGGAATGAGAAGGTGACCATGCAGAATCTTAATGACCGCTTGGCATCCTACCTGGATAATGTGCGTGCTCTGGAGGAGGCCAATGCTGAACTAGAGAGAAAAATCAAGGGCTGGTATGAAAAATACGGCCCTGGATCTTGCCGTGGACTTGACCATGACTATAGCAGATACCACCTAACGATCGAAGATCTTAAGAATCAG GTTATCTCTTCCACGGCTGCTAATGCTAACGTCATTCTGCAGATTGATAACGCCAGACTGGCTGCTGATGACTTCCGCCTCAA GTACGAAAATGAGCTCGCGCTTCACCAAAATGCAGAGGCTGACATCAACGGGCTGAGGCGAGTCCTGGACGAGCTGACGCTCTGCAGGACTGACCAGGAGCTGCAGTACGAATCCCTGAGTGAAGAGATGACCTATCTCAAGAAGAACCATGAACAG GAGATGAAGGCTCTGCAGTGCGCCGCGGGGGGCCACGTGAACGTGGAGATGAATGCGGCCCCCGGAGTGGACCTCACGGTCCTGCTGAATAACATGCGGGCTGAGTACGAAGCCCTAGCGGAGCAGAACCGCCGGGATGCGGAGGCCTGGTTCAACGAGAAG AGCGCTACGCTGCAGCAACAGATCTCCGACGACGCGGGCGCAGCCACCTCGGCCAGGACCGAGCTGACCGAAATGAAACGCAGTCTGCAGACCGTGGAGATAGAGCTGCAGTCCCTCCTGGCAATG AAACACTCCCTGGAGTGCTCCTTGTCCGAGACCGAAGGCAACTACTGTGCGCAGCTGGCCCAGATCCAGGCTCAGATTCGGGCCCTGGAGGAGCAGCTGCACCAGGTCAGAACCGAGACCGAGGGTCAGAAGCTGGAGTACGAGCAGCTGCTGGACATCAAGGTCCACCTGGAGAAAGAAATCGAGACCTACTGCCGCTTGATCGATGGAGATGGAAA ctTCTGCTCCAAATCAAAAGGCTTTGGATCAGGAAGCTCAGGGAATTCATCTAAAG ATTTATCCAAAACTACGCTGGTGAAGACGGTGGTTGAAGAGATAGATCAACGTGGTAAAGTCCTTTCCTCAAGGATTCAGTCCATTGAAGAAAAGGCATCTAAAATGACCAATGGCAAGACAGAACAAAGGTTTTCTTTCTAG
- the KRT10 gene encoding keratin, type I cytoskeletal 10, producing the protein MSVRYSSSKQYSSSRSGGGGGGGSLKISSCKVSHGGGHSSGGGFSGGSFSRGSSGGGFLCSSGGYGGGGGGGGLGGGFGGGSFGGSYGSSSFGGGYGGGGFGGGGFGGGSFGGGGFGGGGFGGGSFGGGGFGGGGFGGGGFGDGGLLSGNEKVTMQNLNDRLASYLDKVRALEESNYELEGKIKEWYEKNGGTNQRQPRNYDKYYQTIEDLKNQILNLTTDNANVLLQIDNARLAADDFRLKYENEVALRQSVDADINGLRRVLDELTLTKADLEMQIESLTEELAYLKKNHEEEMKDLQNVSTGDVNVEMNAAPGVDLTQLLNNMRSQYEQLAEQNRKDAEAWFNEKSKELTTEIDNNIEQMSSQKNEITELRRTVQGLEIELQSQLALKQSLEASLAETEGRYCMQLSQIQGQISSLEEQLQQIRGETECQNAEYQQLLDIKIRLENEIQTYRSLLEGEGSSGGGSYRGGRGGGSSGGGYGGGSSGGGGGYGGGSSGGGYGGGSGGGGGSSGGGYGGSSGGGGGGYGGGSSGGGGGGGYGGGSSGGGGGGGYGGGSSGGGQKSASGSTGESSTKGPRSAETSWDTNKTRVIKTIIEEVAPDGRVLSSVVESETKKHYY; encoded by the exons ATGTCTGTTCGGTACAGCTCAAGCAAACAGTACTCTTCCTCTCGcagtggaggagggggtggaggaggatcCCTCAAAATTTCGAGCTGCAAAGTCTCCCATGGTGGAGGACATAGCTCAGGGGGAGGTTTCAGTGGTGGCTCTTTTAGCCGTGGGAGCTCTGGTGGAGGCTTTCTGTGCTCATCAGGTGGctatggaggaggaggaggaggaggaggactagGAGGTGGTTTTGGTGGAGGTAGCTTTGGTGGAAGCTATGGAAGCAGCAGCTTTGGTGGGGGCTATGGAGGAGGCGGTTTTGGAGGAGGCGGCTTTGGAGGGGGCAGCTTTGGAGGGGGCGGCTTTGGAGGGGGCGGCTTTGGAGGGGGCAGCTTTGGAGGTGGGGGCTTCGGTGGAGGAGGCTTTGGTGGTGGTGGATTCGGAGATGGTGGCCTTCTCTCTGGAAATGAAAAAGTAACCATGCAAAACCTGAATGACCGCCTGGCTTCCTACTTGGACAAAGTCCGGGCTCTTGAAGAATCGAACTACGAGCTAGAAGGCAAAATCAAGGAGTGGTATGAAAAGAATGGTGGCACAAACCAGCGCCAGCCTCGCAACTATGACAAATACTACCAGACCATCGAAGACCTTAAAAATCAG ATCCTGAATCTAACGACTGATAACGCCAATGTCCTGCTTCAGATCGACAATGCCAGGCTGGCAGCTGATGACTTCAGGCTGAA GTACGAGAATGAGGTGGCCCTCCGCCAGAGCGTGGATGCTGACATCAACGGCCTGCGCAGGGTGCTGGACGAGCTGACCCTGACCAAGGCCGACCTGGAGATGCAGATCGAGAGCCTGACTGAAGAGCTGGCCTACCTGAAGAAGAATCATGAAGAG GAAATGAAAGACCTTCAAAATGTGTCCACTGGCGATGTGAATGTGGAAATGAATGCCGCCCCAGGTGTTGATCTGACCCAACTTCTGAATAACATGAGAAGCCAGTATGAACAACTTGCTGAACAAAACCGCAAAGACGCTGAAGCCTGGTTCAATGAAAAG AGCAAGGAACTGACTACAGAAATCGATAATAACATTGAACAAATGTCCAGCCAAAAAAATGAGATTACGGAATTGAGACGCACTGTTCAAGGTCTGGAGATCGAACTACAGTCCCAACTAGCCCTG aAACAATCCCTGGAAGCCTCCTTGGCAGAAACAGAAGGTCGCTACTGTATGCAGCTCTCCCAGATTCAGGGCCAGATCTCCTCTCTGGAGGAACAACTGCAACAGATTCGGGGTGAAACCGAATGCCAGAACGCTGAATACCAACAACTCCTGGATATTAAGATTCGACTGGAGAATGAAATTCAAACCTATCGCAGCCTgctagaaggagagggaag TTCCGGCGGCGGCTCCTACCGCGGCGGGCGTGGCGGCGGAAGTTCCGGCGGCGGCTACGGCGGCGGCAGttccggcggcggcggcggctacGGCGGCGGCAGTTCCGGCGGCGGCTACGGTGGCGGttccggcggcggcggcggcagttCCGGCGGCGGCTACGGTGGTAGttccggcggcggcggcggcggctacGGCGGCGGCAGttccggcggcggcggcggcggcggctacGGCGGCGGCAGttccggcggcggcggcggtggcggctaCGGCGGCGGAAGCTCCGGCGGAGGCCAAAAGTCCGCTTCCGGGTCCACTGGCGAGTCCTCAACTAAGGGACCAAGGTCAGCAGAAACTAGCTGGG ATACTAATAAAACCAGAGTGATCAAGACAATTATTGAAGAAGTGGCACCTGATGGTAGAGTCCTTTCATCTGTGGTTGAGTCAGAAACCAAGAAACACTACTATTAA